Within Actinosynnema pretiosum, the genomic segment GCCGCCGACCGAGACGACCACGTCCGGCGGGCGGTCGCCGCTCGCGAGCTTGTGGGCGATGTCGGTGGCGTCGCCGGGGGCGGTGGTGCGCACGACCTCGACGTCGGCGGCGCCCACCGCCTCCAGCGCGGCCACCACCCGGTCGCCGTCGCCGCCCGCCGCCGGGTTGACGACGGCCACGACGCGCAGACGCTGTTCCATGCTCACACCTCTCGTGCCGCTGGGGAGTCGGGCTCGCCGAGCCTGCGCGTGACGCGCAGGCGCGCGCCGCGCTTCGGGATCATGGTGATGTTGCGCATCGCGCTGCCCTCGTCCCCGTGGCCGACCGCTTCCAGCTCGACCGAGCGCAGCACGGTCGCCAGCACCGTCTCGACCTCGATCTGCGCGAACATCGCGCCGATGCACCGCCGGACCCCGCCGCCGAAGGGGATCCAGGCGTGCAGGGGCGGGTCGGGCTCCAGCCAGCGCTCGGGCCGGAACTCGTGCGCGTCGTCCCCCCAGTGCCGGGGGTCGGTGTGCACGGCGGCGATCGAGGGCAGCACGGCGACGCCCGCGGGCAGCCGGTAGCCGCCGAGCTCGATCGGCGCGGTCAGCCGCCGGGCCACGTTCTGGATCACCGGCCGCACCCGCAGCGCCTCCTTGAACACGGCGGTGCGGTAGGGGTCCTTGGGCTGGTCCAGGTTCTCCCGGAGCCTGGCGAGCACGCGGGGGTGGCGCAGCAGCCGCTCGAAGATCCAGGAGATGGCCACCGCCGTGGTCTCGTGCCCGGCCATGAGCAGCGACATCATCTCGTCGCGGACCACCTCGTCGTCGGCCTCGCCCGCGAGCATGATCGACAGCGCGTCGGAGCGGTCGGCCAGGTCGGGTGCCCGGCGGCGGCGGGCGATCTCCGCGTAGACGAGCTGGTCGGCCCGCTCCAGGTTGCGCACGACCTTGCGCCACGGCCACACCTCGCCGAGCCCCGGCCGGATCCACACCAGGATGTCGGACAGGCTGATGTCGGCGACCCTGCGCAGCACCGCGCCCAGCTCGGCGGACCGGTGCGGGTCGTCCACGCCGAGCACGGCCTGGACGATCACCTGCAGGGTGAGCGCGTAGGCGCGGTCGAGCAGCCGGAAGGGCCTGCCGACCTCCCAGCGCGCCACCTCGGCCTCGGTGATCCGGGCGACCGCGGTGGACAGCGCGGCGATCTTCTCGTGCTGGAACGCGGGCATCATGCGCTTGCGGGCGGGCTTGTGGCGCGGCGCGTCGAGGGTGAGGATCGAGTTGCGCCCCACGATCGGCACCAGCAGCGAGTTGCCCTCGCCCGCGTGGAAGGTCTCGGGCGCGCCCCGGAACACCTGCTTGATGTGCTCGGGGTCGCGCAGGACGACGAACGGCCCGCCGGGCACGACGCGCAGCGTGGCGATGTCCCCGTAGCGGTCGTGCGTGCGCGGCAGGTAGTCCTGCCTGCCCAGCCGGAAGCGGATGGTCTGCGCCAGCACCGTCTCCGGCGGTCCGGGGGGCAGGTCGTCGAGCGGTTCGCCGATCGAGACCCTGCTGATCGAGGCCGACGATGCCAGGCGCTCGCTCACGCCCGCGCGCTCGCGTCCTTCGGTGCCCATGGTCCCCTCCTGGTCCGTCGTCATGCGCGCACTCCCCCGTCGAGGGGTGCGGTGGGCCGGTCGGCCGCCGAGGACAGGCGCGCCAGGTAGCGGTCGAGCACGCGGCCGGCCAGGCGCCCGCCGGGGATCCACGGCGCGGAGCCGCGCACCCACGGCAGCGCGGTGGACAGGGGGTCCTGGCGCCCGTGGACGATCCAGCGCGCCAGGTGGGCGCCGTTGTGGGCGGACACGGCCAGCCCGTGGCCGTTGCAGCCGCCCGCGCGGTGGATCCGGGGGTCGTCGGGGTGCTGCCCGATCACGGGCACGCCGTCGCGGGTCATCGCCACCGGGCCCGCCCAGGTCGACTCGAGCTCCACCGCGCGCAGGGCGGGCGAGAGGGCGCGCGCGGCGGCGCGCAGCGCCTCGGGGGCGGGCGCGGCCGAGCCGAGCGCGCCGCGCCGCACCGCTCCCCCGCCGACGACGAGCCGCCTGTCGGGGGTGAGCCGGTAGTAGGGGGACAGCTCGCCCGCGCCGATGAGCGGTTCGGCGCGCAACCCGGCCAGCTCCGCCAGCGCCTGCGGCGGCAGCGGGCCGGTCGCCCCGGCCTGCACGAGGACCCCGAGCACGCCGGGCGGCGCCCACGGGGCGACGCCGAAGGCGTTGACGGCGACCACCACGTCGTCGGCGGCGACCTCGCCGCGGTCGGTGGCCACCGTCGCGAGCAGGCCGCCGCGCACCGACCGCACGGGGCTGCGCTCGTGCACGACGACGCCGCGCCGCTCCGCCAGGGCGGCGAGCGCGGTGGTGAGGGCGGCCGGGTCGAGCGTGGCGGCGGGGCCGTAGCGCAGCCCGGAGCGGGCGCCGCGCGCGTGGCGGGGCAGCTCGTCCCGCCCGAGGAGCGTGATCGGCAGGCCGAGCGCCCTGGCGGCGTCGGCCTCCCGGCGCTGCCGCTCGGCGCCCGCCGCGTCGGCGGCGACGACGAGCTGCGTGCCGGGGGTCAGGTCGCAGGGGATGCGGTGGCGCTCGACCAGGTCGGTGACGTGCCGCACCGCCTCGGTGGACCACAGGTGCGCCGCGCGGGCCACGTCGTCGCCGTAGCGGCGGCGCGCGGTGGTCAGGGCGGGGCCGACCCTGGGCCCGAGCAGGCCGGTGCCCCGGCCGCTGGCGCCCGCGGCGACGTGGTCGGCCTCGACGACCACGACCCGGCGGTCGGGGTCCAGCTCGACCAGCTCCAGCGCCGCGGACAGGCCGGTCAGCCCCGCGCCGACGATCGCGACGTCGTAGCGGTGCGAGCCGAGCAGCGGCGGGCGGGGCGGGGCGGGCGCGGGCGTCCACGGGGTGGCGGGGGCGCCCATCAGCTGCGCCGCAGGGCGAGCGCCAGGCGCAGCCGCGACGCGCCGGAGATGGCGCGGGCGATGGCGCGGGCGTCGACGGCCATGTCCGGGACCTGGCCGGGTGGCAGCCGGTAGCCCTGGAAGTACAGGCCGGGCGCGTGGGGCGCGGTGCGGGCGCCGTGCACCAGCGGCCTGCCGCCCCTGGCGGCCAGCACCCCCAGGTGCCCCAGCAGGCCCTCCATGTCGGGGCGCTGGCCGGTGGCGGCGATGACCGCGTCGGGCTTGATGCTCCCGCCCCGGTCGAGCAGGACCTCCTTCTTGTCGAAGCCGACCACGCCGCCGACCGCCTCGACGTCGCCGGAGCGGATGGCCGGGATCAGGCCGCGGTCGATGGAGCCGTAGGAGTGGCCGCTGCGGGCGGTGCCCGCCATGGTCCCCTCGGTGGGCGTGGGCAGGCCGTAGCCGCTCAGGTCGCCCCACCGGGCGCGGTGCATGGCCAGGCTGACCCGGTTGACGAACCAGTGCGGCATGGGGCCGTGCTTGATGGCCTGGCTGAGCAGGGAGGTGACCGGGCTGAGCTTGAACAGCACGGGGAAGTGCCGGATGGACAGCCGCACCCGCGACGCGCCGGAGCGGGCCAGCTCGATGGCGATGTCGATGCCGGTCGGCCCGACCCCGACGACCAGGACGTCCTTGCCCGCGTACGGCCCCGGCACGGTGTAGTCGCGGGCGTGGGTGAACTCGCCCTCGAACTCGGCCAGGCCGGGCCAGTCCGGCACGAACGGCCTGCGGTGCAGCCCGGTGGCCACGACCACGTCGTGCGCGGTCAGGTCGCCCGCCGAGGTGCGCACCACCCAGCGGCCGTCCTCGCGGTCGACGCGGCGCACCTCGGTGCCGAAGCGGATGTCGGCGTCGAGGTCGCGGGCGTAGGCCTTGAGGTAGTTGATGAAGTCGTCGCGCATGGGCCACGGCCCGTACTCGGCGGGGATCGTCCGGCCGGGCAGCGAGCTGAGCCTGCGCCAGGAGTTCATCCGCAGCGACGGGTAGTAGCTGCCCCAGCTGGAGCAGGCGGTCCGCTCGCGGTCCAGGACGACGGGGTCCAGGCCCGCTGCCTTGAGCGCCCACGCCACCGCGAGCCCTCCCGGCCCCGCGCCGATGACGACCGGGCG encodes:
- a CDS encoding NAD(P)/FAD-dependent oxidoreductase, producing the protein MGAPATPWTPAPAPPRPPLLGSHRYDVAIVGAGLTGLSAALELVELDPDRRVVVVEADHVAAGASGRGTGLLGPRVGPALTTARRRYGDDVARAAHLWSTEAVRHVTDLVERHRIPCDLTPGTQLVVAADAAGAERQRREADAARALGLPITLLGRDELPRHARGARSGLRYGPAATLDPAALTTALAALAERRGVVVHERSPVRSVRGGLLATVATDRGEVAADDVVVAVNAFGVAPWAPPGVLGVLVQAGATGPLPPQALAELAGLRAEPLIGAGELSPYYRLTPDRRLVVGGGAVRRGALGSAAPAPEALRAAARALSPALRAVELESTWAGPVAMTRDGVPVIGQHPDDPRIHRAGGCNGHGLAVSAHNGAHLARWIVHGRQDPLSTALPWVRGSAPWIPGGRLAGRVLDRYLARLSSAADRPTAPLDGGVRA
- a CDS encoding cytochrome P450; its protein translation is MTTDQEGTMGTEGRERAGVSERLASSASISRVSIGEPLDDLPPGPPETVLAQTIRFRLGRQDYLPRTHDRYGDIATLRVVPGGPFVVLRDPEHIKQVFRGAPETFHAGEGNSLLVPIVGRNSILTLDAPRHKPARKRMMPAFQHEKIAALSTAVARITEAEVARWEVGRPFRLLDRAYALTLQVIVQAVLGVDDPHRSAELGAVLRRVADISLSDILVWIRPGLGEVWPWRKVVRNLERADQLVYAEIARRRRAPDLADRSDALSIMLAGEADDEVVRDEMMSLLMAGHETTAVAISWIFERLLRHPRVLARLRENLDQPKDPYRTAVFKEALRVRPVIQNVARRLTAPIELGGYRLPAGVAVLPSIAAVHTDPRHWGDDAHEFRPERWLEPDPPLHAWIPFGGGVRRCIGAMFAQIEVETVLATVLRSVELEAVGHGDEGSAMRNITMIPKRGARLRVTRRLGEPDSPAAREV
- a CDS encoding flavin-containing monooxygenase, producing the protein MNSTTSNAGNRPVVIGAGPGGLAVAWALKAAGLDPVVLDRERTACSSWGSYYPSLRMNSWRRLSSLPGRTIPAEYGPWPMRDDFINYLKAYARDLDADIRFGTEVRRVDREDGRWVVRTSAGDLTAHDVVVATGLHRRPFVPDWPGLAEFEGEFTHARDYTVPGPYAGKDVLVVGVGPTGIDIAIELARSGASRVRLSIRHFPVLFKLSPVTSLLSQAIKHGPMPHWFVNRVSLAMHRARWGDLSGYGLPTPTEGTMAGTARSGHSYGSIDRGLIPAIRSGDVEAVGGVVGFDKKEVLLDRGGSIKPDAVIAATGQRPDMEGLLGHLGVLAARGGRPLVHGARTAPHAPGLYFQGYRLPPGQVPDMAVDARAIARAISGASRLRLALALRRS